TTGCTGACTGCGGCAGCATCTTCTCAATCGCAAGAGCTGCGGACCCTTCTGCCGGCGGGTTGAAGAAGAAGTACCCATCCTTTCTTCCCATCGGGTTTACCGGAGAGATGATGATCTTATTCTCCAGATACTTTGAATTGATGCCGGCAAGCGTTGGAGCAACATGCTGGAACATCACCGATATCACCACAATATCTGCGTCGCGGACAGCTTCTTCATTGGAAACTCCACGGCAGAGGCTTGCGCAGTTGCGTTCGCCAAGCGTGCAGACAGTCTCTTCTGCAACCTCGCATGCCTTGGAGGCCTCACGGGAACCAAGGATGATCTCATGCTTGTTGGAGAGCCGGAGGGCGAGACCCTTGCCGATATCTCCTGTGCCGCCAATAATACCTATTTTCATTAAAACATTCACCTCAGTTGTAATAGTTATTGCAGAGAAAAAGGAATAAAGATTGTGCCATGGTTTGGCATGGCAGATTTTGAAACGCGAATCGCATGCCTTCCACACGCCGTTCCGCCGTGTTTAACTCCTCCTTTCAGGAGTCGTTTCGGCCTGCTCACCGCTTCGCGGAATAACGCGAATAGCGCG
The genomic region above belongs to Methanorbis furvi and contains:
- the npdG gene encoding NADPH-dependent F420 reductase; its protein translation is MKIGIIGGTGDIGKGLALRLSNKHEIILGSREASKACEVAEETVCTLGERNCASLCRGVSNEEAVRDADIVVISVMFQHVAPTLAGINSKYLENKIIISPVNPMGRKDGYFFFNPPAEGSAALAIEKMLPQSAKIVTAFNNIAAHKWTLLDEELDYTVAVCGNDVEAKKTVMKLVSEVSKLHAVDAGPLAVAGIVESLTPLVLNIAQNNGMKDVGVHFS